One Anopheles marshallii chromosome 3, idAnoMarsDA_429_01, whole genome shotgun sequence genomic region harbors:
- the LOC128711002 gene encoding neurogenic protein mastermind — MMNNSSGDEQVECPLCMEPLEVDDLNFYPCTCGYQICRFCWHRIRTDENELCPACRKAYPENPADFTPLSQEQIAAFKAEKRQRDQQRRAKISENRKHLANVRVVQKNLVFVVGLPPRLADPEILKKHEYFGKYGKIHKVVINPSTTYAGVQGPSASAYVTYINNNDALRAIHSVNNIMIDGRLIKTSLGTTKYCSHFMKNQTCPKPDCMYLHELGDQEASFTKEEMHQGKHQEYEKRLHDAMQAQLGLTSAAGGHSQNGHGGSGSSSSGGSSSTATAASGGGTATTATIAGLVSSTAAAVVAATATTAAAAVAAGTTAGASSTLVVNGGSAGSAGSGGGSGDSGIPRSGSGGTSNTTSGSVGTRGTSKSSSSSDIKQISDITNGPIPSKEAWPSLSTTPNGGSAHGGGSSNKENKLNGKTAVNGSGSSNKENTNRSDRKHETKSRTKGGKNKQPQQQQQQHNNKNSHDNSSNHKDSTSNVTSANGVVVTAKGGSAALVVNGKSSKASAGKQQRNGAQETHENALVNGNSKEAQNNSKNLKQQREREREQQLKGSSDSSEQQTQSKKRETNGISNGSTATSISNGNANGHIINNDLDDDDDELDFEDLDNDALSSDNDGKTDSPSLSSSASSRNGVDSESASGKSTPGGFVDTLTNGDSNVINAVAEDDAVASTTDGSETNAIPPTTVVTVAGESNRNSSSPSSSSSMGDEKADSESTAPVASSSSTTTSLYGGLDDGTDTNAAVISASMGKLAVTDTTTSNGGIMNHQFANELLDMSNLRYSKLDSILDDNSSFFSYNAFDRYGKPSVTGTDLGVDSGTGLPNVGLTSSQLPDLLSGTNDTNEQHAKELLKNMGNLQLQQQQQQQHQQQHHPQHQQHQQHQQHQQHLLQQVARLHQLSAGLIGSVGESNMMSGAADELDPALSKCLLRQKYMMEDQQQEEWLRLQQQQQQLQQQQEQQKRNHLNNGLNGLPPFHNFNEVGTNDFWHKTVAMRNNFLSQQQQQQQQQQQQQQHPQQQRLHTDISQMYGSANMSKLNKFFDFHKNQQQQQQQQFLLNGQTSIPQQAVEMNLLALENNRLNGHFLEQHNESLLSSQQLQKQRLFNMNMGTHNPLLNGSERSMQQHKAAVAAAAAAAAAAASQQQPQPPAGNRTQQQQQQQQQYPQNPTVDDELGFDPFLETQKALAELMNDEMNQQQLPPSSANHSKLLENVQQQQQQQQQHQQQQRTRMPPPGFNHMNAFGFGVPRAQGSKILPFMNGGMQMPNGQQPQQPPQNGNWNQQMQQQQQQFLGYQQNEHMAQAQQQNGLNKAAYGNNLSDWTSMDPAIVSYRQFSFMNGPNQPAGGDMFLNAQQQQQQQMNQQPNLQPGQGFGHHGLNLQSNLMGQQQQQQQQQQQQQQANPQLNFSHVNIINNERNVFMYEVANCGFPNGFDKYSIPMPPGFQNNVPGNNKQKTECIN, encoded by the exons ATGATGAACAACAGCAGTGGTGATGAGCAGGTTGAGTGTCCACTGTGCATGGAGCCGCTAGAGGTGGATGATCTAAACTTCTACCCTTGTACCTGTGGATATCAG ATCTGTCGCTTTTGCTGGCACCGGATCCGCACGGACGAGAACGAGCTGTGTCCGGCGTGCCGGAAGGCGTACCCGGAAAACCCGGCCGACTTTACGCCCCTGTCGCAGGAGCAGATTGCGGCGTTCAAGGCGGAGAAACGGCAGCGGGACCAGCAGCGGAGAGCGAAGATTTCCGAAAACCGCAAACACCTCGCTAATGTGCGGGTGGTGCAGAAGAATCTGGTGTTTGTCGTGGGGTTGCCGCCTAGATTGGCCGATCCGGAg ATTCTGAAGAAACATGAATACTTCGGAAAGTATGGTAAGATCCATAAAGTGGTCATCAACCCTAGTACGACGTATGCTGGCGTGCAG GGTCCTTCGGCGTCGGCGTACGTGACgtacatcaacaacaacgacgCGCTGAGGGCGATCCATAGCGTGAACAACATCATGATCGATGGTCGACTGATAAAGACGAGCTTAGGTACGACGAAGTACTGTAGCCACTTTATGAAAAACCAAACCTGTCCCAAGCCGGACTGTATGTACTTGCACGAACTGGGTGATCAGGAGGCTAGCTTTACGAAGGAG GAGATGCACCAGGGGAAGCATCAAGAGTACGAGAAGCGGTTACACGATGCCATGCAGGCGCAGTTAGGTCTGACGTCGGCAGCAGGAGGGCATAGTCAAAATGGTCATGGTggtagcggcagcagcagcagcggcggcagTAGTAGTACGGCAACGGCGGCTTCCGGTGGTGGTACGGCCACTACAGCCACCATCGCTGGACTGGTGTCGTCAACGGCGGCGGCAGTGGTGGCAGCGACGGCAACTACGGCAGCGGCTGCCGTTGCGGCAGGAACAACTGCAGGTGCGTCCTCCACGCTGGTGGTAAATGGCGGCAGTGCGGGTAGTGcgggtagtggtggtggtagtggtgacAGTGGTATACCCAGGTCTGGCAGCGGCGGCACTAGCAACACCACCAGCGGCAGCGTCGGCACTAGAGGCACCAGCAAATCGTCATCCAGCAGTGATATAAAACAGATTAGCGACATTACCAATGGACCGATACCGAGCAAAGAAGCGTGGCCCAGCTTATCGACGACGCCGAACGGCGGCAGCGCACACGGCGGCGGAAGTAGCAATAAGGAGAATAAGCTTAACGGTAAAACag CAGTTAACGGGAGTGGTAGCAGCAACAAGGAAAACACGAATCGAAGCGACCGAAAGCACGAAACGAAATCTCGCACTAAAGGAGGCAAGAACAAGCagccgcaacagcagcagcagcaacacaataacaaaaatagtCACGACAATTCCAGTAATCATAAAGATAGTACAAGTAACGTGACTAGTGCCAACGGTGTTGTTGTGACTGCGAAGGGAGGCAGTGCGGCATTGGTGGTGAACGGCAAGTCAAGCAAGGCTTCGGCAGGTAAACAGCAACGGAACGGTGCCCAGGAAACGCACGAAAATGCGCTAGTTAATGGAAACAGTAAGGAAgcgcaaaacaacagcaaaaacctcAAGCAGCAGCGCGAACGTGAACGAGAGCAGCAGCTTAAGGGTAGCAGTGATAGCAGTGAGCAGCAGACACAAAGCAAGAAGCGAGAAACGAACGGCATCAGCAATGGCTCGACGGCGACCAGCATTAGCAATGGGAACGCAAATGGCCATATTATCAATAACGAtttggacgatgatgatgatgagctggACTTTGAGGATCTGGACAATGACGCGCTGTCGTCGGATAATGATGGCAAAACGGATTCCCCTTCGTTGAG TAGCTCGGCTTCATCCCGGAACGGTGTTGACAGTGAATCGGCTAGCGGTAAGAGCACACCAGGCGGGTTTGTCGATACGCTTACCAATGGTGACAGCAATGTGATAAACGCTGTAGCCGAGGATGACGCCGTTGCAAGCACCACGGATGGAAGCGAAACTAATGCCATACCACCTACAACCGTTGTTACGGTTGCCGGTGAATCGAATCGCAACTCCTCATCACCGTCGTCCAGCTCGTCGATGGGCGATGAAAAGGCGGACAGCGAAAGTACTGCACCGGTCGCCTCGTCATCCTCTACTACAACGTCGTTGTACGGTGGGTTGGATGATGGAACGGACACGAATGCGGCTGTGATCAGTGCGTCTATGGGCAAACTGGCCGTCACGGACACCACTACAAGTAATGGTGGTATCATGAATCACCAGTTTGCCAATGAATTGCTCGATATGAGCAACTTGCGATACAGTAAGCTCGACAGCATACTGGATGACAATAGCAGCTTTTTCTCGTACAATGCGTTCGATCGTTACGGCAAGCCGAGCGTGACGGGCACGGACCTGGGTGTGGATAGTGGAACCGGTCTGCCAAACGTCGGTTTAACTTCTTCGCAACTTCCCGATCTCTTAAGCGGTACAAACGACACAAACGAACAGCACGCAAAGGAGCTGTTGAAAAACATGGGCAAtttgcagctgcagcagcaacagcaacagcaacatcagcaacagcatcacccacaacaccagcagcatcagcagcaccagcagcatcaacagcatcTGCTACAGCAGGTCGCACGTTTGCATCAGTTGTCTGCTGGACTGATCGGCAGTGTTGGCGAGAGTAACATGATGAGTGGTGCTGCCGACGAACTAGATCCGGCACTCAGCAAATGTTTATTACGGCAGAAGTATATGATGGAGGATCAGCAGCAGGAAGAGTGGCTTCGtctacaacagcagcagcagcagctacagcaacagcaagagcAGCAGAAACGCAACCACCTGAATAATGGACTGAATGGACTACCGCCATTCCATAATTTTAACG AAGTTGGAACAAATGATTTTTGGCACAAAACAGTCGCTATGCGGAATAACTTCCTAagccagcagcaacaacagcagcagcagcaacaacaacaacagcagcacccgCAGCAACAAAGGCTACACACAGACATAAGCCAAATGTACGGTAGCGCCAACATGTCCAAGCTGAATAAGTTCTTCGATTttcacaaaaaccaacaacagcagcaacagcagcaatttTTACTAAATGGACAAACTTCAATCCCACAGCAGGCGGTAGAAATGAACCTGCTAGCACTAGAAAACAATCGTCTAAATGGCCATTTCCTCGAACAACACAACGAAA gTTTATTAAGCTCTCAGCAGCTTCAAAAGCAGCGGCTATTTAACATGAACATGGGCACACACAACCCGTTGCTAAACGGTAGTGAACGCTCAATGCAGCAGCATAAGGCTGCGGTTGCGGCAGCCGCGgcggcagcagctgctgcagcatcgcagcaacaaccacaaccaccgGCCGGCAATAGaactcagcagcagcaacaacagcagcagcagtatccCCAAAATCCGACCGTAGACGATGAGCTTGGGTTCGATCCGTTCCTGGAGACCCAGAAAGCGCTTGCCGAGTTGATGAACGATGAAATGaatcagcagcagctgccACCGAGCAGTGCCAACCACAGTAAGCTGTTGGAAAacgtgcagcagcaacagcaacaacaacagcagcatcaacagcaacaacgtaCCCGTATGCCCCCACCTGGCTTCAATCACATGAACGCTTTCGGTTTCGGAGTACCACGGGCACAAG GTAGCAAAATTTTACCATTCATGAACGGCGGTATGCAAATGCCCAACGGACAGCAACCGCAACAGCCGCCACAGAATGGCAACTGGAATCAgcagatgcagcagcagcaacagcaattcCTAGGATACCAGCAAAATGAGCACATGGCACAAGCTCAACAGCAAAACGGACTCAACAAAGCAG CGTATGGCAATAATCTCTCCGACTGGACGTCGATGGATCCGGCCATCGTTTCGTATCGTCAGTTCTCCTTCATGAACGGTCCGAATCAACCGGCCGGGGGTGACATGTTTCTGaatgctcagcagcaacagcagcagcaaatgaaTCAGCAGCCAAATCTTCAACCTGGACAAg GTTTTGGACACCATGGTCTCAACTTGCAGTCGAACCTGATGggtcaacagcagcaacaacaacagcagcagcagcaacaacagcaagcaaaTCCACAG CTTAACTTTTCTCATgtcaacatcatcaacaacgaGAGGAACGTTTTCATGTACGAAGTAGCCAACTGCGGTTTCCCGAACGGCTTCGACAAGTACTCGATCCCAATGCCACCGGGCTTTCAGAATAACGTCCCTGGCAACAACAAGCAGAAGACGGAATGCATCAACTAA
- the LOC128715562 gene encoding elongin-C-like: MEDRTGTERIYGGCEGPDAMYVKLISSDGHEFIVKREHALTSGTIKAMLSGPGQFAENEANEVNFREIPSHVLEKVCMYFTYKVRYTNSSTEIPEFPIAPEIALELLMAANFLDC, translated from the exons ATGGAGGATCGTACCGGAACGGAAAGAATTTATGGTGGGTGCGAGGGACCGGATGCAATGTACGTGAAGCTCATCTCGTCTGATGGACACGAGTTTATTGTAAAGCGTGAACATGCACTAACCTCCGGTACAATTAAAGCCATGCTGTCTGGTCCGGGACAATTCGCCGAAAATGAGGCCAATGAAGTAAACTTTAGAGAAATACC CTCGCACGTCCTGGAAAAGGTCTGCATGTACTTCACTTACAAGGTGCGATACACGAACAGCTCGACGGAAATACCGGAGTTCCCAATTGCACCGGAAATTGCATTGGAACTACTGATGGCCGCTAACTTTCTCGACTGCTAG